One window of the Camelina sativa cultivar DH55 chromosome 1, Cs, whole genome shotgun sequence genome contains the following:
- the LOC104708099 gene encoding uncharacterized protein LOC104708099, translating into MAANEEEPICRLSHPTHPHTLSRRAGRIPPSGCFACDKEEPSPLATFYYSCTTCDVEFHDTCHLYPRKMTHPYHLQHPLTLTTQIEIISNKTEYGYIFKKCNWCGDDLGDGSQFYCCSICNFCLDLSCSHGFPTLTIANPKSHYHSLSLFPWPLLIPCVACGLVSLLEPSYACFQCNYVVHKSCIDIPRVIKITRHPHRLSHTPFLPPTTPSCRVCYKMVDIKYGQYSCDHEGCSYVAHSKCATHRNVWDGRELEWEPEEPDESEDIAPFKKVGDNMIKYFCHEHHLKLEKYDSVRDAKKQCQACILRIDSNDFYNCIQCEFFLHEVCAGLPRKLAHALHKHPLVLDPSPVFDYNSASCSTCARESTGFRYKCSSKTDCDDDFQLDVRCVLVPELFTHKNHEHPIFISTSYSRKGIIYCPGCKDSVRSEYYLQCTTCSFAMCYRCATIPYELYYKYDAHPLSLCYGEDAEKAYWCEVCEKEVNPREWFYSCNKCCITVHLECIFGSSVYIKSGYTFYFGSESMKILGNNSHTRPICYKCDHRCPDSIYYKLFEKDFCSWFCIWTSGMDSF; encoded by the coding sequence atggctGCTAATGAGGAAGAGCCAATATGCCGTTTATCTCATCCAACTCACCCTCACACCCTTTCCCGTAGAGCTGGAAGAATCCCTCCATCTGGTTGCTTCGCGTGCGACAAAGAAGAACCCTCACCGTTGGCTACCTTCTATTACTCTTGTACTACTTGTGATGTGGAGTTCCACGATACTTGTCATTTGTATCCGAGGAAGATGACACACCCTTATCACCTTCAACATCCTCTCACCCTCACCACTCAAATAGAGATCATATCTAACAAAACCGAATATGGTTACATATTCAAGAAATGTAATTGGTGTGGAGATGATTTGGGAGATGGATCACAATTCTATTGTTGTTCTATCTGTAACTTTTGTTTGGATCTTTCTTGCTCCCACGGTTTTCCAACTCTTACTATCGCAAACCCAAAAAGCCATTATCATTCACTCTCTTTATTCCCTTGGCCCCTCTTAATTCCATGTGTAGCTTGTGGGCTGGTTAGTTTGTTGGAACCAAGTTATGCTTGTTTCCAATGCAACTATGTGGTTCATAAGAGTTGTATTGACATACCGCGTGTCATAAAAATCACGCGTCACCCACATCGTCTCTCTCACACTCCTTTCCTTCCACCCACAACTCCATCTTGTCGAGTTTGCTACAAGATGGTCGACATCAAATATGGCCAGTATTCTTGCGATCATGAAGGTTGTTCTTATGTTGCCCATTCCAAATGTGCAACACATAGGAACGTTTGGGACGGGAGAGAACTCGAATGGGAACCAGAAGAACCCGATGAAAGTGAAGATATTGCGCCATTCAAGAAAGTGGGTGATAATATGATAAAGTACTTTTGTCATGAACATCATCTAAAGCTTGAGAAGTATGACAGTGTTCGAGACGCAAAGAAACAATGTCAAGCGTGCATCCTTCGTATCGACTCTAATGATTTTTACAATTGTATACAGTGTGAGTTCTTTCTTCATGAGGTATGTGCTGGTCTTCCTCGAAAATTGGCTCATGCATTGCATAAGCATCCTCTGGTTCTAGACCCTTCTCCGGTATTTGATTACAATTCCGCAAGTTGTTCGACTTGTGCCCGTGAGTCCACTGGTTTCAGGTACAAATGCTCATCAAAAACTGATTGCGACGATGACTTTCAGTTAGATGTTCGTTGCGTTTTAGTTCCTGAGTTATTCACCCACAAAAATCATGAGCATCCTATATTCATCTCAACATCATATTCAAGAAAAGGTATCATTTATTGCCCTGGCTGCAAAGATAGTGTTCGTAGTGAGTATTATCTACAATGCACTACATGTTCATTTGCTATGTGTTATCGATGCGCTACAATTCCGTACGagttatattacaaatatgATGCACATCCTCTCTCACTATGCTACGGAGAAGATGCAGAGAAAGCATATTGGTGTGAAGTATGCGAGAAAGAAGTAAATCCAAGAGAATGGTTCTACTCATGCAACAAATGTTGCATCACTGTCCACCTCGAGTGTATATTTGGATCTTCCGTTTACATCAAGTCAGGTTACACGTTCTATTTCGGCTCTGAATCGATGAAAATTCTTGGCAACAATAGTCATACTCGACCGATTTGTTATAAGTGTGACCATCGTTGTCCGGACTCCATATACTACAAATTGTTCGAGAAGGATTTTTGTTCTTGGTTTTGTATTTGGACATCCGGCATGGACAGTTTTTGA